The following DNA comes from Arthrobacter sp. SLBN-83.
GTGGCGAGTGTGAGCAGGAGCCGTCCGGGCCAGCTCCGCCGGTTGTTACTTTCCGCTTTCACGGCCAGCTCCTTTCACGCGCCGCCCGGCGAGGACAAGCCCCAGGGCAGTGGCACCGAGGACCAGTCCGGCCGCCCCCAGCACGATTCCCCATACGGAAGCGGCATCGCTGGACGCAGGGGAGACCTGTGCCGCTGGTTCCGCAGCCGGCGCTCCCGGTGCGGCAGACGCCGTCGTACCATCCTCGGCGGTGGTGGTGAAGGACGGGGCCGGATGTTGGGGCTCGGGCTGTCCCTCGGTCTTTTCCTGGTCCCAGTTCACTACGGAGCCGTCCGTGTAGGTTTGCGCCGCCTTCAACGTCACGGTGGTCCCCGCTGCCGGGAGCCTTCCCACGGACAGGGAGAACGACTGGTACTGGTTCTGGCCCAACTGGTGCGCCTCATCGGCAGTCCACACCACGGAGCTCGGCGCCTTGGTCACCGTGGCACCGGCCACTGTTACGGGCTTGGGCAGGTCGCTGGTGATCACCTGGGCGGTCCAGCCCTCCACCGGCTTCACCGAAACGGAGGTAAACGGGGTGTCCGCGGGCAGCTTGACCTCGAGCTTGCTGGTCTTCGCGGTGGGGGATTCGTTGGGCACATTGAACGTCAGGTGCGAGTAGCCGTTGGCGCCGGTATCGTCCGGGTCCACGCTGACGTGGGCGGATGCGGCGGTAGCACCGGCGGCGATGATTCCTGCGGCTGCGGTGGCGGCGGCAAGGGACTTCAGGGTACGGCGAAATGTAGTTTTCATTGCATGCTTTCCAGGAAATGGGCGTGCTGGCAGGACCCGGCCCGGCAATGGCCCGGGTCAGGATGTCACGTGCCGCTCAGGGAGCGGTGCGGACCAGCGGCGGCCCACGCCTGGCCGGCAGCCTGAGGTTCCGCCAGCGGGAAAGGACGACGACGGCGGGCGGCGCCGGGTGGAGCGGCCAGTCAGGGATCACCACCGGAGTGAGGATCCGGACGAGGGGGCGCAGCCACGCGGCGAGGGCCCAGACAGCAGCTTCGCCGCGCGCCAGCACCAAAGCAGTGGCCAGTGTTGCCGCAGCGTGAAGGACCAGCATCAGCGTGCTGGGGACCGCATGATCCGGGCTGAGTGCAGTCGCGGGCAGCACCGGCCCGGAGCCGTGGAGGTGGCCGATGGCAGTGTGGAGGGCCCCTGCGGGCACGGATAGGGCTGCGAAAGCCTCATGAAGAATCAACTGGCTGGCCACCAGGAGCGCGGCCATGGCAGGCGCGGCCACTTTGAACCTGGCCAGGATCATGACCGGCGCCAGCACCAGCGCCACAAGCCCAAGGAAGATTACGGGCTGGGGCAGCGAGCCGCCGGCCATGACGTGGGCGCCGGCAGCCAAGGCGATCATCGCCGTCGTAACAGCCAGGGCGCGGGGGAAGCGCAACGGGGCACTCATGCCATTCGCCACCCTTCCACTCCGATATTGCCGGTATCTACTTTAGGTTCGGCCCCGGCGTACCCGGTAATTGGCGGCCGCTTTACCGGGCAGTCCCGCTGGCCGTGACGCAAACTGTTCTCTCTGTGCGCCATTCAGGAGTGCCCCAGACTTGAAGAGTAGGGTGAAAGCCGGTTGCCACCACTGCAGCAATTCGATGCGAGAACCGGAGACACGCATGCCCAAGGGAGTTCCTCCCCAATCCACGTCCAAGCCGCCCGAGCGCCGGAGCCCGTTGCGCGTCGCCGGCATCACGCTGGGCTGGTTCGTGGGCTTCCTTGCCGTCAGCGCCATTTGCGGGGCCCTTGTTGCCGGTCTGATGATGCCGGCGGCAGCCGTGACGGAGACGGTGGTGGCGGGCGGATCCCAGGCCCTGACCACCAACCTCCCCAACGACGTCTTTTCCGCGCCCCCGGCACAGATGACGCGTGTGCTTGCCGCGGACGGGTCCCAGATTGCCACCCTCTTCAACGAGAACCGGACCCGGATTCCCCTGGACCAGATGTCGCCCAACATCAAGAACGCGATTGTGGCGATCGAGGACTACCGGTTTTACCAGCACGGCGGCATTGATCCCGAAGGCATCTTCCGGGCACTGGCGGTGGACGCCGCCGGCGGGCACCAGGGCGCATCGACACTGACCCAGCAGTACGTCACCAACATGCTCAACGAAAACCTGATCGCCCAGGGCAAGGACGCCCAGGTGGTGCTCAACGGGCAAAAAGGCGTGAACCAGAAGATCCAGGAAATGAAGCTCGCCATCGGCCTCGAGGAGAAGTACTCCAAGGACCAGATCCTGGCCGGATACCTGAACGTGGTGGGTTTCAACAGCAACGCATACGGCATCCAGGCCGCCAGCCAGTACTTCTTCTCCGTTGACGCCAAGAACCTCACCCTGCCCCAGGCGGCACTGCTCGCCGGCCTGGTCAACGGCCCTTCACTCTACGATCCCACCGTCCACCCCGAGGCCTCCAAGTCCCGGCGCGACCTGGTGCTGGATGCGATGCTGCAGCACGGCTACATCAACCAGCAGCAGCACGACGACGCCGTGAACACGCCCATCCAGCTCAAGGTCAACCCTCCCAAGCAGGGCTGCGCCTACGCTCCCCAGGCTCAATACTTCTGCGACTACGTCATCCACCAGATCGAGAATGACCCGGCGTATGGCGCCACCCTGGATGACCGCGACCAGAAGATCATGGCAGGCGGCCTGACTATCAAGACCACCCTGGATCCCCGGCTGCAGGCACCGGCCCAGGCCCAGGTGGACGCCACCGCCGGTGCGAACCCGGACAAGTGGGGAGCCTCGCTGGTAACCATCGAACCGGGCACCGGAAAAGTCCTGTCCATGGCACAAAATTCACGGAAGCTGCCCGGCCAAGGTGCGGGATTCGTCTCCGACTACAACTTCAATGTAGATGGCAGTGACGCCGCCGGAAACAGCTTGGGCGGTGTGGGTGGCATGCAGCCCGGCTCCACCATGAAGCCGGTGACCCTGGCAGCGTGGCTCGGCGAGGGTAAGTCAACGAACCAGATCGTTGATGCCTCCAAGCGGCGCTACGGCATCTACTACCCCTGGAAGACAACCTGCCATCCGGTGCAGGGCTGGTTCGACAGCACCGTGAAGGACTCTTCGGACCTGCAGAACGATGAGCCCAACTGGTACCGCCCCATGACGGTCCGGGAAGGCATCTATCAATCGATCAACACGGCCACGTTCGCCTCCCTCGCCGGGCTCAACGATTTCTGCGATGTCCAGCGCGCCGCGGACGCCATTGGCCTGCACCTGGGCAGCGGAAAGGACGAGAAGATCGACCTCTCAACCCTGGGGAACATCCTGGGCAGCCAGAACGTGGCACCCCTGACCATGGCGAACGCCTTCGCGACCTTCGCGGCCAACGGCACCTACTGCAGCCCCATTTCCATCACGGAAGTGGACGACGCCCAGGGCAAGAAGATCGGGGGTCAAACATCCTCCTGCCAGGCCGGAGCGCTGAAACCCGATGTTGCCAAGGCTGTGACCAACGTCCTCCAGGACGTCCTCACCAAAGGCTCCGGCCTGCTGATTCCGCAGAAACTCGGGGTCCCGGATGCCGCCAAGACCGGCACCAATGAATGGAACAACCAGACCTGGGTGGTGGGCTACACGAAAGGTCTGGCCACGGCATCCTTCTTCGGCGATCCCTTCAACGGCGGCCCGGGCCGGTTGGGCCGCAACATCACCGTCAACGGCAAGTTCTATCCCGCCGTGGACGGAGCATTCATCGCCGGCCCGCAATGGGCCCAGTACATGCAGGGGGTAGTGGGCCTCTACGACCACGGAAACTTCGATGCGCCGCCGCAGAACCTCATCAGCGACCCCGCAGGACAGCGGACCAAGAGCAACTGACCTTGGACGTTTGAGCTGCTGGGGACGGCCGGGGAGCCCGGAAGGGAACACCAATGGAAAAAGCGCGATCGGGAACGACAGTGCTCGACAGGACCTTCCGCATCTCCCTGCTCCTCAAGGGGCTGGACGGAGTCCTGGAACTGATCGGCGGGATCCTTCTTTTGGCGGTCACGCCGGCGCAGATCGGTGAGGTGGCCCGGTTCCTTACCCAGCATGAACTCGCCCAGGATCCCCGGGACTTCGTGGCCAACAGCGTGCTGCACATGACCGCCAACCTTTCAGGGTCGGCGTCGTTGTTTGGCGCTGTCTACCTTCTTCTGCACGGCGTGGTGAAGATCGTCTTGGTGTGGGCCGTCCTGAGGGAAAAGCTGTGGGCCTACCCGTGGATGATCGCCTTCCTGCTGGTTTTCATCGCCTACCAGCTCTACCGAATCTCGGTGTCCTTCTCCTGGGGCATGGTGCTCCTCACGGCGTTCGACATCTTCATCGTGTGGATCACCTGGCGTGAGTACCGGCTCCGGCGGGCGCAGGGCCGGGCGCCTGAGGACGAAGCGGCACGGCCGCGGTCCTCGCGCTGACGCCTCTGATCCCGGCTGCCTTATGTTGCTTCGGAATCAAAGGGGGCTGCCGTTTCCCCGCGCGTCTTAGTAGACGGAGTCTGGGGAGGCTGGGCAGGTCCATCCAGGAGCGCCTCGCGGATGATCCGTCGGGGATCGTACTGGCGCGGGTCGAGCCGTTTCCAGTCAATGTCATCGAACTCAGGGCCGAGTTCCTCCCGGAGCTGTTCCTGGGCTCCGGAAGCCATCCGGCGCAGTTCGCGGACGAGGCGGCCAAACTTGGCGGCGTACTCGGGCAACTTGTCCGGGCCCAGCACCAGGGCGCCGATGATGAGGAGGACGAAGAGCTTTTCGGCGTCGATACCGAACATCCCATAATTTTACTGCCGTCCCGGCCGCAGTAGTGCGGGAAACTGTGGGCTGGAGGCTTTCCCGGGGCGCTGGTTTTTGCGCTCAGGACATGGTGGCCACGGCGAAGAGGCCGGCCACTCCAACCAGGTAGAGGACCAAGACGACCAACGAGTCGGTTCCCATGCCCAGGCGCTTCTTTTTAGGCCGGAAGAGGAGCCCCAGTACGTAGGCCAGGGTCAGCAGGATCGCCAGGGCGGTGAGGTAAATGTCGGTGGCCTGGGCCTGGGGCAGCACCGGTTTCCCGGTGATCAGGACTGCAACAAGGAAGAGGACGGGCAGGAACGCATTGCCGCCAAAGATGTCGCTGAAGGCCAGCTTGTAGTCGCCCTGCTTCACCGATGCCAGCCCGGTGGAAATTTCGGGCAGGGAAGTGGCCAGGGCCAGGAAGGTGGCTCCGAAGAGGACGCCCGAAAGTCCGATGTGCCCGGCGATCGCATCCCCGCTGCGCTCCAGCACCACGCCTGCGCCCAGGGTGGCCAATGCCGCGACGGTGAAGATCAGGGCAGACTTGCCCGTGCTGATGTGCCGGTTCTTGTCGTGGGCCTTCTTCTTCGAATGGCCCCGGGGCTCGTCCTGCCCGCCGGGCGCGTCTCCTTGCTGGTGCCAGGGAAGGCCCTTCTGGGATCGTTGGACCAGGATCAATCCAAGGATCCAGATCACGGCGATCAGCACAGCGGCCGGCGTCAGGCGCAGGCCCACCAGCGAGTTCGGCATCTGGCTTCCGGCGATCACCACGCCCAGGACTGCGATAACGGTGACTGCCTCGATGACCAGCGTCAGGGACGCTGCCTTATAGCTGAGGGGATCGGTGCCTCGTGTTCCGAACACGTCGAGGATGACCAGCACGACGGTCTGGATTGCGATGCCGCCCAGGATGTTTCCAACGGCCACTCCGATGTTGTTGGAAGCGGCTGCGCTGACGGTGATGGCGATTTCGGGCAAGTTCGTGGCGATGGCAAGCAGGATGAGGCCGCCCAATGCCGACCCGAGATGCAGCCGGTCATCAAGAACATCCGTCTGTTTGGAGAGGTGGATTCCCGCCACCCAGATCACCGCTGCGGCGCCGGCAAAAATCAGTAACAGAACTGCCAGGGGCAGCGATTCCATGCCTCTCCCTTCCCGGGCGGCGCCCTGCCTCCCAGGAAAACACGTACCCATGGACCGGATCCGGAATTGCATCTGCTTGCTGGGAATGCTCTGGGAATTATGGCTGAGGCAGGTATTGCGCCCTGCTGAATTGCAGTATCAATTACTGGTCAGATCTGCGGATGGGACGCTTAGCCTTCATCCATGCTGAGAATCGTGAAGCAGATCCTGCGATCCAAGCCAAAGTGCCGGTACTGCGGGCAGGCCCTCCCTCCAACTGAGTCTGCGGCATTTTGCTCCCGTGACTGTTACGACGGCTATCAGTACTGGGACGGCACTGCGGCTCACGAAAAATAGTATCGCCGTAGCGTCCACAACTCTTCGCAAAACTACTAACCATGCTTAGTATTGTGGGGCGCGGCTGTCCGCTGGGGGCAGAGCACCCGCGCTGCACCGGAGGTTTTTCAAGCATGGACAACGAGATGCGTCCCCTCACCGATGAAGAACTGATGTCGGAGCAGGCCACCGCCCTGCCGGACAAGGAAGTGGCGTCCGTCCTGGACCTGAACGCGGACCTGGATCTGGGCATCAACGCAGCGGCGCCCATCGATTTGGCCGTCGCCGCAAACGCCAACGTCGCCGCACCGATCGATGCTGCCGCCTCGGCCAACATTCTCTCCTTCGGCTCGGACGCGCAGGCACTGTCCAGCCAGGACGCCGCCATTGACCAGGGCATCACCGCCGACGCCAATGCCGACTCCACCCAGGACAGCCTGATCGGTCAGGGTGACGGCACCACCGACACGGGCACCACCGATGGAACGGCCGGTGCGGTGACAGATCCCACCAGCACCGGTGGGCTCACTGACGCAGCCGGTGCGCTGAACGGCAATCTGCTGAACGTTGACGTGAACCTGGACGCCGATGCCGCCATCGCCGCACCCATCAACGGTGCCGTGGCCGCAAACGCCAACGTGGCTGCACCCATCGACGCCGCAGTGGCCGCCAACATTGGCTCCATCGACAGCCAGGCGTACGCCATCTCGGACCAGAGCGCCACCATCTCGCAGCACATCGACGGCGAGGCGAACGCCACCGCCGGCCAGCAGTCCGACCTGCAGCAGTAAGCAAACATGACCCAAACCCACGGCGGCCCGCCTCCTGAGGCGGGCCCGCCGTCGTCACGCGTCTCTGTTGCCCCGGACCAGCCGGGCCAAATTACGACGGCGGGTCCCCACCTTCCGGCACGGGCGGACGGCGTCCAGCTGCTGGGCACCGCAGAGGGGTCCGGCTACCGCGAACCGCCCGCCCTGGTGCGCCGCGCCGACGGCCAGACCCTCCAGCTGACCCGCCTGCTGTACCTGGTGCTGGAGGCGGCGGACGGGACCCGCGACCTGGACGGCATTGCGCGGCACGCCAGTGAAGGCTCCGGGCGGCTGGTCAGTGCAGACAACGTCCGTACCCTGATGGACTCGCAGCTGCTGCCCATGGGCCTGCTTCGGCTCGCCGACGGCAGCCAGCCGGAGGTCAAGAAGTCCAACCCGTTGCTGGGTTTGCGCTTCCGCTACATCGTGTCCGATCCTGCCCGCACCCGCAGGATTACCGCACCGTTCGCGGTGCTGTTCAACCCGCTGATTTTGGTGGCCGTGACGGCTGCGTTCCTGGTCGCGTGCTGGTGGGTGCTCATGGTCAAGGGTCTCGGCTCGGCCACCCATGAGGCTTTCGAGCAGCCTGCCCTCCTGCTGCTGATCCTCGCCGTCACCATCCTGTCGGCCGGCTTCCACGAATTCGGCCACGCCGCCGCCACCCGCAAGGGCGGAGCGACCCCCGGGGCCATGGGCGCCGGGCTCTACCTGCTGTGGCCAGCCTTCTTCACGGACGTCACCGACTCCTACCGGCTGGGCCGCGCGGGCAGGATCCGCACCGACCTGGGCGGCCTGTACTTCAACGCGATCGTGGCAGTCGCCATCATGGGACTGTGGTGGGCCACCGGCTTTGACGCGCTCCTGCTGGTGGTGGTCACGCAGATCCTGCAGATGATCCGCCAGCTCATCCCGCTGGTCAAGTACGACGGCTACCACATCCTGGCGGACGCCACCGGCGTGCCCGACCTGTTCCAGCGCATCAAACCCACCCTCCTGGGGATCCTTCCCTGGCGCTGGGGAAGCCCGGAAAGCAAGGTGCTCAAGCCGTGGGCGAGGGCCGTCGTCACCGTCTGGGTGCTGGTGACCGTACCGGTGCTGCTGTTCAGCATGGTGATGATGGTGCTCTCCCTGCCACGGCTGCTGGCCACAGGGTGGGTCAGCGTGGTCAAACAGCAGGAAGCGCTGGCGGCGAGCTTTTCTTCCGGCGACCTGCTGGGCGTGGCCGTTCGGGCCCTCGCCATTGTTGTGGTGGCGGTCCCGGTGCTGGGCGTGCTGTACATCGTGGTGCGGTTGCTGCGGCAGCTGGTCACGGGGCTCTGGCAGAAGACCCGCGGCAAGGCCGTGCAGCGCACAGCGGCCATGACCGCCGTCGCAGTCCTGCTGGCAGGGCTCGCTTGGGCGTGGTGGCCCGACGGCGGGACGTACCGTCCGGTGCAGGCCTACGAACGCGGGACGCTGGGTGATGCAACGCGGGCCATCCTGCCCCAGCGCGGACGTGAGCGCGTGGAATTGCGGGAGGGTGCTTCGGGGCGGACTGTTGCGCTGTGGCCTGCGGGTGCTGTGAAGCCCACCCGGGACAACCCCCAGCTGAGCATGGTGCTGGTGCCGGCGGATGCTTCATCGGACGGTGCCTCCCCGGGTGGCAGCACCTCTTCTGCTGTTGCTCCGTCCTGGGTGTTCCCGTTCGACAGGCCGGCCGCCCCCGCCGCCGACGGAAACCAGGCGCTCGCCGTCAACACCACCGACGGCTCGGTGAAGTACAGCGTGGCCTTCGCGCTGGTGTGGGCGGAGGACGGGGAACCGGTCACCACCACCAATGAGGCTTACGCCTTTGCCAACTGCTCGGGATGTGGGGCGGTGGCCGTGGGGTTCCAGGTGGTCCTGGTGGTGGGGCAGACCGACGTGATCGTGCCGCAAAACCTTTCGGCGGCTGCCAACTACAACTGCCTGGACTGCCTCACCTATGCCCTGGCCAGCCAGCTGGTCCTGACCCTCGACAAGCCCTTGGACGGAGACAGTAAGCAGCAGCTCGAAGCCCTGTGGGCGCAGATCGCGGAGTACGGCCGGAACATCCAGAACGTCCCGCTGTCCGAAATCCAGGCAACGCTTAACGGGTTCAAGGACCAGATCACGGCCATTGTGAAGGGTTCTTCGGTTTCCGGGGGCACCTCTGTGGCGACGTCGCCCGCTTCGGCGGGCCCCAGTGGCGATCCGACCCCTGGCCCCACTTCGTCCTTCGCCCAGGATGGGCCCTCCGCACCCGCCGATGCACCTGCTCCGGCAGCGACTGGCGGTGCCACCGCACCGGCGGGCCAGCCTCTGGGAGGCGGGCAGCCGACGTCGTCCGTTGACTATGCATCGCCGGCACCTACTGCTGATTACGGGGGAGGGGAGACCCTGGCGCCTGCACCTACTTCCAGCGCGGGCTGACGGGCTTTTGTTGGGAATGCGCCGTGAACTCCCCTGGAGTCCCGCGTGGTTGCGGGGGAAAGCCCATGACGCCAGGGGCAGGACGCGTGGGGTGAAAACGTATGCTTGCCGGCGAGGAAGAAGATCCGGAGACACGAATGGCCTCACGAGTCCCGTTCTGAACCTCCCCAACCGGCCCCGGGGCAGGGGCCTGTTTCGCGCCACGGGAATGACGCTGGGGTGGATCCTCGCCTTCCTTGGCGTCAGCGTCCTCTGTGGAGCCCTGGTGGCCGGGTTGATGGTGCCCGCCGCAGCGTTGACCGAGTCGGCCGTGGGAGGCGTGTGCTTGCCGCGGAGGGGTCCCAGATTGCCACCCTCTTCAATGAGAACCGGCCCGGATTCCCCTGGACCAGATGTCGCCCAACATCAAGAACGCGATTGTGGCGATCGAGGACTACCGGTTTTACCGGCGCGGCGGCATTGATCCGGAAGGCATTTTCCGAGCACTGGCGGTGGACGCCCCCGGCGGGCACCAGGACGCATCGACGCTGACCGAGCCGTACGTCACAATGAGTGGAACAACCAGACGTGGGTGGTGGGCTGCACGAAAGGCCTGGCCACTGCATAGTTCTTCGGCGATCCCTTACCTGAGTCGAGGGGGAGCCTGCGGGTCGAAACCTGATGTGCGTGGCTGACGATGTGGCATAAAGGAACCAAGATCCACCGGACGAAGGGAGACCGTCCATCCTTAACGGTGGAAACGTAGGGGTCAACATCGGTGCACTGGGGGCCGTGGGCGTCGCCCTGTACGTAGTCCTGGTGGCCCGCCGGCGCAAGTGAACGGAACGACAGAGGGCCGGCCTGCAGTCGTTGAACTACAGGCCGGCCCCTGGGCGTGAACATTCGTCAGGGCGCAAAACCGGATGCTGTCAGGGACGCGAAGGGCGCTGTTCCCAGTGGGTTTCCGGCCATGTCCGTAAAACCCGTTGGCGGTGTGTAGCCAGGCTTTCCGGGAACAACACCGACATTGAGCGTGCCTGCACCCGAGCTTCCATTGGGCGCATTGCCGAACGTGATGATCAGCGCGTTATTTGTACCGTCCCACGTCAGGGTGGACGTGGTTCCATTAGCCCCGAACGTGGCCGGGTTGCCGGTCAGATAATCACCACCGAGCGTGACGGTACCTATGCTGCAGCCACTGAACGAGAAGGCCAGTGAGTCATTGCTGCCCTTGTCGGTGATGGTGGCGGTGCCGGACGGAGTAGTCGTCCAGGTGGAGCACACCTTGGTTTGATCCATTTTCTCCGAGAACGTGATGGTGACGGTGTCGCCAGGATCAGCGGAGGCCTTATTGGTATTCGTCGAACCTCCGTTGGCCAGTTTGATTCCCGTGACAGTTGGGGGAGCGGTGTCCTTCGCAGTGGTGCCGGAGGCGGTGGCCGTGGTGGTGTTGCCGGCGCCATCCGTAGCGGACGCGGTGTAGGTCAGCGCGCCGTCGGCGAGGCTGGAGATGTCCACCGTTGTCGACCATGACGTTCCTGTGGGCGTCACTTGGGCCGTCACCGATTTGAATGCCGAATCCCTTACGGTGACCGTCACGACGGTTCCAGACTCCACAGTGCCGTTCACCTTGCTGCTCCCGCTGGCGTACAGGGGCGCCGTGATGGTCAGTGCCGGAGCAACGGTGTCCTTCGTA
Coding sequences within:
- a CDS encoding DUF2127 domain-containing protein — protein: MEKARSGTTVLDRTFRISLLLKGLDGVLELIGGILLLAVTPAQIGEVARFLTQHELAQDPRDFVANSVLHMTANLSGSASLFGAVYLLLHGVVKIVLVWAVLREKLWAYPWMIAFLLVFIAYQLYRISVSFSWGMVLLTAFDIFIVWITWREYRLRRAQGRAPEDEAARPRSSR
- a CDS encoding transglycosylase domain-containing protein, which codes for MPKGVPPQSTSKPPERRSPLRVAGITLGWFVGFLAVSAICGALVAGLMMPAAAVTETVVAGGSQALTTNLPNDVFSAPPAQMTRVLAADGSQIATLFNENRTRIPLDQMSPNIKNAIVAIEDYRFYQHGGIDPEGIFRALAVDAAGGHQGASTLTQQYVTNMLNENLIAQGKDAQVVLNGQKGVNQKIQEMKLAIGLEEKYSKDQILAGYLNVVGFNSNAYGIQAASQYFFSVDAKNLTLPQAALLAGLVNGPSLYDPTVHPEASKSRRDLVLDAMLQHGYINQQQHDDAVNTPIQLKVNPPKQGCAYAPQAQYFCDYVIHQIENDPAYGATLDDRDQKIMAGGLTIKTTLDPRLQAPAQAQVDATAGANPDKWGASLVTIEPGTGKVLSMAQNSRKLPGQGAGFVSDYNFNVDGSDAAGNSLGGVGGMQPGSTMKPVTLAAWLGEGKSTNQIVDASKRRYGIYYPWKTTCHPVQGWFDSTVKDSSDLQNDEPNWYRPMTVREGIYQSINTATFASLAGLNDFCDVQRAADAIGLHLGSGKDEKIDLSTLGNILGSQNVAPLTMANAFATFAANGTYCSPISITEVDDAQGKKIGGQTSSCQAGALKPDVAKAVTNVLQDVLTKGSGLLIPQKLGVPDAAKTGTNEWNNQTWVVGYTKGLATASFFGDPFNGGPGRLGRNITVNGKFYPAVDGAFIAGPQWAQYMQGVVGLYDHGNFDAPPQNLISDPAGQRTKSN
- a CDS encoding twin-arginine translocase TatA/TatE family subunit, which encodes MFGIDAEKLFVLLIIGALVLGPDKLPEYAAKFGRLVRELRRMASGAQEQLREELGPEFDDIDWKRLDPRQYDPRRIIREALLDGPAQPPQTPSTKTRGETAAPFDSEAT
- a CDS encoding transglycosylase domain-containing protein; this encodes MSPNIKNAIVAIEDYRFYRRGGIDPEGIFRALAVDAPGGHQDASTLTEPYVTMSGTTRRGWWAARKAWPLHSSSAIPYLSRGGACGSKPDVRG
- a CDS encoding peptidoglycan-binding protein — encoded protein: MDNEMRPLTDEELMSEQATALPDKEVASVLDLNADLDLGINAAAPIDLAVAANANVAAPIDAAASANILSFGSDAQALSSQDAAIDQGITADANADSTQDSLIGQGDGTTDTGTTDGTAGAVTDPTSTGGLTDAAGALNGNLLNVDVNLDADAAIAAPINGAVAANANVAAPIDAAVAANIGSIDSQAYAISDQSATISQHIDGEANATAGQQSDLQQ
- a CDS encoding YcnI family copper-binding membrane protein; translation: MKTTFRRTLKSLAAATAAAGIIAAGATAASAHVSVDPDDTGANGYSHLTFNVPNESPTAKTSKLEVKLPADTPFTSVSVKPVEGWTAQVITSDLPKPVTVAGATVTKAPSSVVWTADEAHQLGQNQYQSFSLSVGRLPAAGTTVTLKAAQTYTDGSVVNWDQEKTEGQPEPQHPAPSFTTTAEDGTTASAAPGAPAAEPAAQVSPASSDAASVWGIVLGAAGLVLGATALGLVLAGRRVKGAGRESGK
- a CDS encoding sodium:calcium antiporter gives rise to the protein MESLPLAVLLLIFAGAAAVIWVAGIHLSKQTDVLDDRLHLGSALGGLILLAIATNLPEIAITVSAAASNNIGVAVGNILGGIAIQTVVLVILDVFGTRGTDPLSYKAASLTLVIEAVTVIAVLGVVIAGSQMPNSLVGLRLTPAAVLIAVIWILGLILVQRSQKGLPWHQQGDAPGGQDEPRGHSKKKAHDKNRHISTGKSALIFTVAALATLGAGVVLERSGDAIAGHIGLSGVLFGATFLALATSLPEISTGLASVKQGDYKLAFSDIFGGNAFLPVLFLVAVLITGKPVLPQAQATDIYLTALAILLTLAYVLGLLFRPKKKRLGMGTDSLVVLVLYLVGVAGLFAVATMS